The Haloferax volcanii DS2 DNA segment GACTATCGCGACGAGTCGAGCGATACACCCGTCGTCGACCGGACGACTCGAACCGTACGGAACTGGGTCACCAAGGCTGGCGACCAGCTGGTCGAGGAGACCGAGGACGTTGGCTGGTCGTTCCTCGGCCCGCACGACCTCCGACGGACGTGGGGGACGCTACTGGTCGGTGCGGAGGTCGAGCCCGGACTGGTGATGGAGTGGGGCGGTTGGGAGGACTGGGAGACGTTCAGAGAACACTACCTCGGTGCATACAGTCTCGAAGCACAGGCGCGTGGGATGGGCAAAATCGAGTGGTTGTGAGATAGCGCCGTACGGCTATGCGTCAGCCACCTGCTGCTGTATCTTTACTACTATAAATCTCAATGCTCCGAACGTAACTAATAGCGATACTACGATCACGGAATCACTACTTCCTGGTATTGCTGACCTCCAGAATCCTGCCACCGTGAATACACAAAGGATGGCGGATTTGAGAATTATATTTAGATCATCTGCGATTATCTGAACAGTCTCGGATTGGGACTTAAAGAACATATAGCCGAGTATGATGAGAGTGACACCAGCAATAGCTGCGACCCCCGTATTATCTGTACTTGCTATCGCTGATATTGCTTCGGCAAAATCAATCTGCATAGTGTAGTGCCGTCACTATCAGAATAGCCGCCCCAGCTAAAGCGATAAGAATACTCTGGAGATAGAATGCGAGCATGAACGTCACTATACCCAGAGCGTACAGAGTCGCTACTGGGTGGTCCAGTAACGCGATATCTAGCACTCTAGAGAGTGACGATTGAGCAGTCATGTCTACCTCCTCTGTGTCTGTAACAAGGTCGTGTGGCTGTATATTCTCTCCGATTACCCCAAGTTGTTGCTCACTAAATGATTTAGCGACCTCTGAGTAGAAGTCTGGATTCTGCACTTTAGACAAACCAGAGTCCAAAGGATTTACTGCATGAAACAGAACTTCTTCCTTAGCGAGCCTTTCTGAGATCTCTGCGGCAGACATCTCGATTATTTGCTGCTTGGCTTCTGGAGGGAGATCCTCCCACTCCAACTCGTCTTGTTGGACGCGGAAATTTCCGGATGGTGT contains these protein-coding regions:
- a CDS encoding tyrosine-type recombinase/integrase, translating into MKMQDYESKDGKKVWLSRSEVDTLLDVADGTEQRVAFALGARCGLRVAEVVEVTPDDVVDTEVGKFLRVWEGKGSKYRETPIPTDLAATIAAVGDYRDESSDTPVVDRTTRTVRNWVTKAGDQLVEETEDVGWSFLGPHDLRRTWGTLLVGAEVEPGLVMEWGGWEDWETFREHYLGAYSLEAQARGMGKIEWL